AAATATCTGGTTTACCATGACCTGCAAATGCCAGTTCGAAGACTTGGCAAAAAGCATGACCAGGAACTGACCTGGCAGAGACCCAATCGGATGACCTTGCTCAACCTCTTACATCACCCCATCTATGCGGGTGCTTACAGTTATGGACGCAAAAAATTAGATCCACGCAGGCAAAAAGCGGGACGACCTTACACGGGACAGGTGGTGCAAGAGCGCTCCAATTGGCATGCTTTTATTCCAGATCATTTTCCGAGCTATATCACCTGGGACGAGTATTTGCACCATCAGGAACAGCTTCACGAAAATCAGATGCGTCGTTTCACCAAGGGCGCACCCAGGGCTGGTACCGCTTTGCTTTCAGGACTGGTGTTCTGTGGAAAGTGTGGTCAGCGAATGCAATCCCACTACAACCAAAAATGCTTTTCCTACGGTTGTAGCCGCCTGAACATGGACTATGCCGAGCCGGTGTGCCAATTCTGCGTGGGGCAGCCCATTGATCGCTGGGTGGTCGAACAGGTGCTGGAAGCCTTAAAACCCGCCAGTCTGGAGGTTTCTCTGACCACCTTGCAACATTTAGAGCGGGATCGCAAGGACCTGGAGAAACTGTGGCAGCAACGTCTGGAACGGGCTCACTTCGAAGCAGAACGTTGTAGAAGGCAATATGACCGGGTGGAGCCTGAGAACCGCCTGGTGGCCCGTACTCTGGAACGGGAGTGGGAAGAAAAGCTAACTGCAGAACAGAAATTAAAGGAGGAATACCACCGTTTTCAGGCTGCACAACCCAGAGTGCTGAGTTCTGAGGACCTTCAGCGCATTCGAGACCTCAGTCAGGACATTCCGCAATTGTGGTTTTCTACCACCACCACAGATCTGGAACGCAAAGCCATTCTGAGACAGGTGGTTCAGAAAGTCACCGTGGAAGTCCAGCAGAAATCAGAGCAGGTCCGCGTGGATATCCAATGGGTGGGGGGTTTGGTAACGTCTGGGACAACCATTAAGCCTGTTGCAAAACTGGAACAGCTGAGCTATTACCCAGACCTGATGAAGTTAGTGAAAGCACATGTTGAGCAAGGCACTTTGGTGAAAGACCTGGTCAATGTGCTCAATGAGACGGATTTTCGACCTCCCAAAAGGATTCGGATGTGGAATATCACAGCTGTCCGAAGCCTGATTCGACGTGCCCAAAAAGTAGGGGGAACACAGCAGAGCCTGCCAGTTCCTTTGGGTCACTGGTGGAGACTCAAAGATCTGGCTTCCTGGCTGGGCATGCCGGGAATCACCTTGCATCGCTGGGTCACCATGGAGCAAGTCCTGGCGAAGAGAAATGAAAAAGGCAAGTGGCTAGTGTGGGCAGACGAAACAGAAGTGCTGCGTCTGAGGAAAATCCGTCAGACCCCCAGAAGTGAAGTCAATCGTAACAAGTGGCTGGAACAGTTCACCAGCAAAAAGCCTTCAGGTTGAAAGGATAAAATGACCTCATCAGGAGTGATTTCAGAAAGGATGTGGTTTTAATGGGCCTCAAGGATGAGGGATCTCCTCTCGGAATCTGGCATTAAAACTTTCCGTTTTGCCATTCTGCCAGGGTTTCCCAGGCTCAATGTATCTGGTCCCTACGCCCAGCAGGCCGAGAAAAATCCTCAACTCAGAAGCAATGAACTCGCTGCCATTGTCCGATCTCAGGAAGTCAGGAGCGCCACGGGTCTGGATCACCGACCTGAGGACCTCCTGCACATCGATGGATCTGAAGTTAGCTTTCACCGTCAGGGAGAGACATTCCCTGGTGAATTCATCGATCAGGACCAGGAATTTCAGGGTTTCACCTCGCACAGTACGGTCGAAAATGAAGTCGTACGACCACACCTCATTGGGCTGAGTGGCAGCTTCAGGCAGGGTTGCTCCAGTGCGGATCTTGCGTGGGGAGACCTTCTGAGAGCGAAGAAAACCTAGCTCCCTCCAGACACGCTGGACTTTCTTCTTATTGATCACCATCCCTTCTCTGAGCAGCACCTGGTGCATTCTCCGATAGCCATAGACCGGGTAAAGCTCGGCAAGTTCCCTCAGACGCTTCTCCAGCACCTCGTCTCTGACCTTGCGGCTCTGGTAGCGCAGCATCGAGCGGTGAAGGTTCAAGAGACGGGCTGAGCGACGCTCACTGAGGCCTTCTGCGACCAGCAGTTGTGCCGCTTTCCGCTGGTCGGCTACCGTCACCACTTTTTTTTCAGCACCTCTTTGATCGCAGAGTTCTCCAAGGTGAGCTGGCCGACCAGCTTCAGTAAACGGGCATTTTCCTGTTCCAGCTGCTTTAAACGCTTGAGTTCGGCAGTATTGGTG
This is a stretch of genomic DNA from Deinococcus roseus. It encodes these proteins:
- a CDS encoding recombinase family protein, with protein sequence MVRLVFRKFREIGTVSGVLKYLVYHDLQMPVRRLGKKHDQELTWQRPNRMTLLNLLHHPIYAGAYSYGRKKLDPRRQKAGRPYTGQVVQERSNWHAFIPDHFPSYITWDEYLHHQEQLHENQMRRFTKGAPRAGTALLSGLVFCGKCGQRMQSHYNQKCFSYGCSRLNMDYAEPVCQFCVGQPIDRWVVEQVLEALKPASLEVSLTTLQHLERDRKDLEKLWQQRLERAHFEAERCRRQYDRVEPENRLVARTLEREWEEKLTAEQKLKEEYHRFQAAQPRVLSSEDLQRIRDLSQDIPQLWFSTTTTDLERKAILRQVVQKVTVEVQQKSEQVRVDIQWVGGLVTSGTTIKPVAKLEQLSYYPDLMKLVKAHVEQGTLVKDLVNVLNETDFRPPKRIRMWNITAVRSLIRRAQKVGGTQQSLPVPLGHWWRLKDLASWLGMPGITLHRWVTMEQVLAKRNEKGKWLVWADETEVLRLRKIRQTPRSEVNRNKWLEQFTSKKPSG
- a CDS encoding IS3 family transposase; the encoded protein is MTVADQRKAAQLLVAEGLSERRSARLLNLHRSMLRYQSRKVRDEVLEKRLRELAELYPVYGYRRMHQVLLREGMVINKKKVQRVWRELGFLRSQKVSPRKIRTGATLPEAATQPNEVWSYDFIFDRTVRGETLKFLVLIDEFTRECLSLTVKANFRSIDVQEVLRSVIQTRGAPDFLRSDNGSEFIASELRIFLGLLGVGTRYIEPGKPWQNGKTESFNARFREEIPHP